In Peromyscus eremicus chromosome 2, PerEre_H2_v1, whole genome shotgun sequence, a single genomic region encodes these proteins:
- the Msantd3 gene encoding myb/SANT-like DNA-binding domain-containing protein 3, producing the protein MQNNEIIKPAKYFSELEKSILLALVEKYKYVLECKKSDARTIALKQRTWQALAHEYNSQPSVSLRDFKQLKKCWENIKARTKKIMAHERREKVKRSGSPLLSNHVLGKEKIGNMLPEQLYFLQSPPEEEPEYHPDAAAQESFAVSNRELCDDEKEFVHFPVGEGTSQPEPSCSAVRMTANKNYRSKTPQEGALKKMHEEEHHQQMSILQLQLIQMNEVHVAKIQQIERECEMAEEEHRIKMEVLNKKKMYWERKLQTFTKEWPVSSFNRPFPNSP; encoded by the exons ATGCAAAACAACGAAATTATTAAACCGGCCAAATACTTCTCAGAACTGGAGAAGAGCATCTTGCTTGCTTTGGTAGAAAAGTACAAGTATGTGTTGGAGTGTAAGAAAAGCGATGCGCGAACTATTGCCCTCAAGCAGCGCACCTGGCAGGCACTGGCCCACGAATACAACTCTCAGCCCAGCGTGTCGCTGCGGGATTTCAAACAGCTGAAGAAGTGCTGGGAGAACATCAAGGCTCGGACCAAAAAAATTATGGCCcatgagagaagggagaaagtgaAGCGCAGCGGGAGCCCACTGCTGAGTAACCACGTCCTGGGCAAGGAGAAGATCGGCAACATGCTGCCTGAGCAGCTGTACTTCCTGCAGAGCCCACCCGAGGAGGAGCCTGAATACCACCCTGATGCAGCTGCCCAAG AATCCTTTGCTGTTTCCAATAGAGAACTGTGCGATGATGAGAAAGAGTTCGTCCATTTCCCAGTAGGTGAGGGGACCTCACAACCTGAACCTTCGTGTTCAGCCGTCAGAATGACAGCCAACAAAAACTACAGGAGCAAAACCCCTCAGGAAGGTGCTTTAAAAAAGATGCACGAGGAAGAGCACCATCAGCAAATGTCCATCTTACAGCTGCAGCTGATCCAAATGAATGAGGTGCACGTGGCCAAAATCCAGCAGATCGAGCGGGAGTGTGAGATGGCCGAGGAAGAACACAGGATCAAAATGGAAGTCCTCAATAAGAAGAAGATGTACTGGGAAAGAAAACTACAAACTTTTACCAAGGAGTGGCCTGTTTCCTCATTTAACCGGCCCTTTCCCAATTCACCCTAA